The genomic window CCGGGTGGATCTCAACGTGCCGATGGAAAACGGCGATGTCAGCGACATGACTCGCATCGAGCGGGTGCTGCCGACGATCGAGGAACTGTCCGGCAAAGGCGCCAAGGTCATCCTGCTGGCGCATTTCGGCCGCCCGAAGGGCAAGCGGGTGGACGACATGTCCCTGGCTCCGGTTGCCCACGCTCTGGAAGAGGTTCTGGACCACGACGTGGTCTTCGCCACCGATTGCATCGGCGAAGCCATGCAGAAGGCCATCGCAAAGATGGACGATGGCGACGTGATGCTGATGGAGAACACCCGCTTCTACGCCGGCGAGGAAGCCAATGATCCGGCATTCACGGACGAACTTGCCGCTCTTGGCGACATCTACGTGAATGATGCGTTCTCCGCCGCCCATCGGGCGCATGCTTCTACCGAGGGTCTTGCCCGGCGCCTGCCCGCCTATGCGGGACGGACGATGGAAGCGGAGCTGAAGGCGCTTGAAAAAGGTCTCGGCAATCCGGAAAAGCCGGTCGTGGCGATCGTCGGCGGCGCCAAGGTGTCGACGAAGCTCGATCTCCTGATGAACCTCGTGAAAAAGGTCGACGCGCTCGTCATCGGCGGCGGCATGGCCAACACGTTCCTTGCGGCGCGCGGCACCGATGTCGGCAAATCACTCTGTGAACACGATCTTGCGGCGACGGCCAAGCAGATCATGATCGAGGCCGCTTCCGCCGGCTGCGCGATCGTCCTGCCCGTCGATGCCGTGGTTGCGCGCGAGTTCAAGGCCGGCGCTGCAAGCGAGACCGTGGATATCGCCAATGTGCCAGCCGACGCAATGATCCTCGATGTGGGCCCGCGCTCGGTCGAGGCGATCAATGGCTGGATCGACCGGGCGAAGACGCTCGTCTGGAACGGCCCGCTCGGCGCGTTCGAGATCGAGCCATTCCACAAGGCGACGGTCAGCGCTGCGCGCCACGCCGCCGAGCGCACGCGCGATGGCAAGCTGGTGTCCGTCGCCGGCGGAGGCGATACTGTCGCGGCGCTGAACCAAGCGGACGCGACCGCCGAATTCACCTATGTGTCGACGGCCGGCGGCGCCTTTCTGGAGTGGATGGAAGGGAAGGACCTGCCAGGGGTCTCTGCACTCAAAGTTTGAAGCCAACTTTTAAACGATTGAAATTTTTTCAATCGTTTAAGGCGTTTCGGGTGTCATTTCCTCGTCGGGACTAGTCTGCTAACGGCTTAGCCAATTCGAACAGGAGACGTCTGGAATGGTTGAAAAGCTTCAGGATATTGCGGCTGCAATGGTGGCTCGGGGCAAGGGCATTCTTGCTGCGGACGAGTCGTCGGGCACCATCAAGAAGCGGTTCGACACGATCGGCCTCACCTCCACTGAAGATGCGCGCCGCGATTACCGCGAGATGCTGTTCCGCGCGGAGCCCGCGATGAGCCAGCGCATCTCCGGCGTCATCCTCTACGATGAGACGCTGCGCCAGAAGGCTGGCGATGGCACGCCGCTCGTCGAGCTCATCCGCAATGCGGGTGCGGTGCCCGGCATCAAGGTCGACATGGGTGCCAAGCCGCTGGCCGGCTATCCGGGCGAAACGGTCACCGAAGGCCTCGACGGTCTGCGCGAGCGGCTCGCCGAATATTATGAACTCGGCGCGCGCTTTGCCAAATGGCGCGGCGTGATCTCGATCTCCAACGATCTGCCGACGAAAGGCGCTATCCACGCCAACGCTCATGCACTCGCCCGCTATGCGGCGCTCTGCCAGGAAGCCGGCATCGTGCCGATCGTTGAGCCGGAAATCCTGATGGACGGCACGCCGGGCGACCATTCTATCGACCGCTGCTATGAGGTGACCGACGCGGTGCTGAAAGCCGTGTTTGCGGAACTCGACCTCGCACGCGTCGCGCTCGACGGCATGGTGCTGAAGCCCAACATGGTCATCGACGGCAAGAACGCCCGCAAGGCTTCTGTCGAGGAAGTCGCCGAGAAGACCGTGAAGTGCCTCAAGGCGAATGTGCCGAGCGACGTTGCCGGCATTGCCTTCCTGTCGGGCGGCCAGTCGGACGAAGAGGCAACCGCGCATCTGTCCGCCATGAACGCCGCCAACGATCTGCCTTGGCCGGTCACGTTCTCCTACGGTCGCGCCTTGCAGGCTGCGGCACTGAAGGCTTGGGGCGGACGCTCGGAAAACGTCGCTACCGGTCAGCGCGCGTTCAGCCACCGTGCCGAGATGAACGGGCTCGCCGCGATCGGCAACTGGAAGCGTGAGCTGGAAACGGCGGCCTGACCTTCTAGACCGGCCTTAGCCGAAGCGTTTGATTGTGCATTGCAAGATGTGACCGCCCGCCGCCCCTTCCGAGGGTGGCGGGCGGTTTCATTTTGTGAGACAGGATCGGAATGCGTTATCGGTACAACGGCCTCCTCAGCTGGCTGCTTTCGCCCATCGCCCTCGCGCAGGGCTTCGGCGTACGTCGACGCACGCCGCGCCTTTCTCCGCCGCCTGGGCGCACCGCCGGTCAGGTCGGGTCGCAATCGGAGCCTCGCTTCCACATTCTCGTCATGGGCGACTCGTCGGCGGCCGGCGTCGGTGCCGATCACATGGACGAGACGCTGGCACCCAAGCTTGCCGCACGGCTTTCGGAGCATTTCGGCACGTCGGTGAAGTGGCGCACGATCGGCGCCAACTCGGCCACCACCGAGGAACTGCGCGATCACGTCATCCCGAACATCAGGCGCGAGCCCTTCACGCACATTCTGGTGCTGGCCGGCACCAACGACATGAAGGATTTCGTCCCACGGCGGCGCTTCGACGATGGGTTCGGCGGGATGCTGTTTGCGCTGCACGCCAAATGGCCCGATGCGACGCTCATCTGGTCGCCGATCATCGACATGCGCACCGTGCCGGCTTTGCCGAAACTTCTCGGCCAGATTCTCGAACTGCGCGTCGCGATGATCAACGAGCTTGGCCACCAGCTTTGCCGCGAACGGTTTACGATCGCCGCGCCACGCCTCACCGCCCATGACCGCGAAGGCTTTGCCATCGACGGCTTTCACGCGAGCGCGAAGGGCTACGGCTACTGGGCGGACCTGGTGGCAGGCGTCATCATCGAATCGGAGACGCGCCGCTCCCGTGGCCTCTTCCCCGTCCGCGACGCAGAAGCGGAAACGCCGGAACCCGACATCGCTATGTTGGGCGAATAAGCACCGTCGCCATCGTGACGGCGAGCGCCACCACCGCGATCTTCCAGAAGTCCTTGCGGCGTTTGAGGCCGGGGAGCCCGAGTGGACGAATGATGTGAACGATCATCGCCAGCAGGAGCAGAATCGAGATCGCCTTCGACATGCATCGTCTCCTCAATCAGAGTGCCGTACGCCCGCCAGGGCGCTCCGAGCCGCTCCGATTCATTTCAGAACGAGCATCGGAATCTCCGACAATCGAATCCCATCGCCGGGCCAACGCCGTGGCACAGCCATAAAGCAGCGCCCGCCTGGGTCAACCGCATCGCATTTTTGAACGTGATGGGTTTTCCTTACCGGTGAAGTTCTGTATCCGGCGGCTATCGGAATGGATGACGGACTGAGTGATGGCCCGCAACCTGCTACCCATCTTCGCCCTTCTCCTGGGCACGGCCTTCCTGCTTGCCGGCAATGGTCTTCACGGCCTTTTGCTGCCCATGCGGGGCTCGATGGAGGGTTTTTCCTCCGCCAGCCTTGGTCTTCTCGGCACGTCATGGGCCAGCGGCTTCGTGCTCGGCTGCCTGCTCGCTCCGCGGCTCGTGAAGCGAATCGGGCATGTGCGGGCATTTTCCGCCTTTGCAGCCGGTGCGGCGATCGTGGCCTTGCTCACCGGCCTCCTCGTCGACCCGATCGCCTGGATCGTGCTTCGGGCGCTCACGGGCTTTTCGATGGCCGCCGTCTTCATGGTTATCGAAAGCTGGCTCAACGAGCGCTCGACCAATGACAGCCGCGGCATGGTGTTTTCGCTCTACATGACGATTACCTATGTGGCGATCGTCGCAGGGCAGATGTCGATCGCCACCGGCGACATCTCGACGCCGACATTCTTCATGATCGCCGGCATACTTTATTGCATGGCATTGCTGCCAACTGCGGTTTCGAGCGCCGTCAGTCCTTCCCCCCTCAGGGAAGTGCGGCTCGATCTCAAGGGGCTCTATCGGAATTCGCCGGTTGCCTGCGTCTCGATCTTCCTGATCGGCGTCGCCAATGGTGCATTCGGCACGCTAGGGCCGGTGTTTGCGGCACAGGTTGGCCTTGCGGAAGGCGCAGTTGCCTCGCTGATGAGCGTGACGATCTTTGCGGGTGCCGTCGCCCAGTTTCCAGCCGGCCGCCTGTCGGACCGTGTGGATCGCCGCTACGTGCTAGCCGCCGTCGCTGCACTTGCCGGCACAGTCGGCATTTTGATGATGGTGACGGTCGCGACCGATCTCACCGTGCTGTTCGTGCTAATCGCGCTTTATGGCGCCGCGTCCTACACGCTCTACCCGATCGCCGTCGCCCACGCGAACGACTTCGCCCGTCCGGAGGATTTCGTGAAGGTGTCGGGTGGCCTGCTGCTGCTTTACGGCATCGGAACCATCGTCGGGCCGACGATCGGAGGCCCGGCGATGGATGCCGGAGGGCCGCATGCGATTTTCGCCATCACCCTCGTCTCGCATCTGTCGATCGCGGTCTACGCCATCCTCAGATCGCGCCGCCGTGCTGCAGTACCAGACGCCGACAAGGAGGCGTTCAAGACGCTTCCTTCGGTACGCGTTGCGACACAGCAGGGCATCCACCTCGACCCGAGGGCGAATTTGGACAGCCCATCGGAGCCCGGACCGAGCGACCGACAGTCATCCGCAGCTTGAAGATCAGACAGGGTCGCCTTCGATCTTGTCTTCGATCTCGACGACTTTGCCCTGTGCGTTGCGGTCGGACGGATAGATTTCGAGAACGCGCTCATAGGCACGCAGCGCCAGCCGGTCGTTGCCCGCTTCGGTCATGATCGCCGCCATGCCCGACAGAGCGCCGAAATGGCGCGGCTCGAGCGACAGCACACGGTGGATGTCGGCCAGCGACTTGGCATGATCGTCCATCATGAAATGCAGCGTGGCACGCTTGTTGAACCCTTCAGGAAAGTCCGGCTTCAGCACGGTGACCTGATCGAGCAGATCCAGTGCAGTGCCGTAGCGCTCGTCCTCCATCGCCTCGGTCGCCCATTGCATCAGGACGTTGACCGTTGCGCTGCCGGAATCACCCCATTCAGCCCAGATTTCCCTGACGATGCGCCTGCCTTCGGCCGGGTCGCTCACGCGCTTGAGATTGGCGAACAGCCCGTCCAGTGGATCGGCGTCGCTGATTTCGCCGGTCAAGGCGGCTGCCTGAGGGGAAGTTGGCTGCGCAACCGCGGGACTGTCGGCGGGTGACTGACTGGCGGCCTGCGCATGCGCGAGCGTGCAGGGCACGACGATCAGCGTCGCGGCGAGCAGAGCGGTTCGGGCGGACAGGGTGCGTTGCATGGGAAGAGGGTAGAACAGACCCTCCGATTTGCAATCGCAAAATATCGTGAGGACCCGCAAGCGTCAGCTGCGAGCCCTCTGATCTTTCAACAACAATGACATCGCCCCACGAGAGGGCGACGCGCAATCAGCCCTGACGGGCCTTGAAGCGCGGGTTCTGCTTGTTGATGATGTAGACTCGGCCCTTGCGGCGAACCAGGCGGTTCTCGCGGTGACGGGTCTTCAGCGACTTGAGCGAATTCTTGATCTTCATCTTACTCTGTCCGCAAAAGGCCCGCTCGACTGCCTGAGGCAAGACCGGGCTTTAAACAATCAAAACGCGCCCAATGAGGCGCGCCGGAAACGTTGGGCGGGGTGTATATCCTCCCCCGGAACGTGTCAACCGATGGCAGCCACGTAATCCTGGAAAATCCGGATCAAAGACGCGGTTTCACCCGCGTATAATGTCCCATCTTGCGGCCTGCCCGCGCTTCGCCCTTGCCATAGATATGAAGCGAAACATCCGGTTCGGCGGCGAGATGAGCAATCTCGGCAACTTCGCGGCCGAGCAGATTGTGCATCTCGCAGTCGCTGTGGCGCGCCGTCGAGCCAAGCGGCAAGCCGGCAACCGCGCGGATGTGATTCTCGAATTGCGAGATCAGGCAGGCGGCCTCGGTCCAGTGGCCGGAATTGTGGACGCGCGGCGCCATCTCGTTGGCAATGAGGCTGCCATCGGCGAGCACGAAGAATTCGATGCCGATGACACCGACATAGCTGATGCTTTCCAGCACGGCAGAGGCGGCAGCGATCGCAGCGTCGGCCGTAGCCGTGGAAATGGAAGCCGGAACGGTCGACGTGGCCAGAATACCGTCACGATGCACGTTTTCAGCGGGATCGTAGAAGACCATCTCGCCATCGCGGGCGCGCACGGCGATCACCGACACTTCGCGTTCGAACGGCACGACCGCTTCGAGGATCGCCGGCACCGCGCCAAGATCGGCGAAAGCGTCGTCGGCGACATCATCTTTGGAAAATCGGCGCTGTCCTTTGCCATCATAGCCGAGGCGGCGCGTCTTCAAGATGCCTTCACCCTCAAAGTCCGCCAGTGCCGCTTCCAGCATCTGCTGGTCGTCGACGACGCGGTAAGGTGCAGTGGCGATACCCGCCTTTTCGAAGAACCGCTTCTCGGCCAGCCGGTCCTGCGAGACTTCCAGGGCGCCCACCGGCGGGAAGACCGGTACGGAGCGCGACAGATGCGTCAAGCCGCCAACAGGAACATTCTCGAACTCATAAGTGAGCACATGGGCAGAGGACGCCAGTTCTTCCAGCGATTCGAGGCTATCGTAAGCGCCGATGATCTGGCGGTTGGCGACCTGGGCTGCCGGGCAATCGGCCTGCGGCTCCAGCACCACGGTGCGATAGCCGAGCTTTGCTGCCGCCATGGCAAGCATGCGCCCAAGCTGACCACCGCCGACGATGCCGATGGTGCTGCCGAGCGGCAGATGGACGGTGCTCATGGATGCTTGCTTTCACTGGCCGGCTGGGAATCGTCGACCGGGCGCTCGGCAACGGCCTCGGTTTGTTTGCGGCGCCATGCGTCGAGGCGGTCGGCAAGGGCGGCATCGTTAAGCGCAAGAACGGCGGCTGCCATCAAGGCGGCGTTGACCGCGCCGGCCCGGCCGATGGCAAGCGTTCCAACCGGTATGCCAGCCGGCATCTGAACGATCGAGAGCAGGCTGTCCTGGCCGGACAGCGCTTTCGATTCGACCGGCACGCCGAACACGGGCAGCGGCGTCATGGCAGCTGCCATGCCCGGCAGATGCGCCGCGCCGCCGGCACCGGCAATCACGACCTTGAAGCCTGCATCGCGGGCACCCTTGGCAAAGGCGACGAGGCGATCGGGCGTCCGATGCGCGGAAACGATGCGCGAATCATAGGCGACATCCAGGGCATCGAGCGTTTCGGCCGCGTGGCGCATGGTTGCCCAGTCAGACTGGCTGCCCATGATGATGGCGACGGGCGTCCCTGCGGCGCTCATGGCCTGCTCCTCACGCAATGATGTCCGGTATGATCTGGTCCTCGATCTGCGAGATCCGGTCCTTGATGATGAGCTTTTTCTTCTTCATACGCTGGATGCGCAGCGCTTCGCAGCCGATCTGGATCATGGCCTTGATGGCGACGTCATAATCTTCGTGCTCTTGCCGCAGCCGCGCCGCCATGAGGCGCAGTTCACTTTGATCCTGATCGGACATGCCCTTCCCCACTCGACACCGGAAAAGCCACGCTTTGCGCAGCAGCCACAGTGCATTTTCGGGGAGGCTCGTACCACACATTCGGGCGTAACGGGAAGTTATCAATGGTCATGAAATCACCTTCGACAATCCACATTTCCCATGGCACACTTCCTGTTTCCGCAACCGGCGCTCGCGTCCCAGACGGGGCGTCGATAACCGAAGGAAGGAAGTTGTACATGACCGTTGAGGCTCATCTCGCAA from Georhizobium profundi includes these protein-coding regions:
- a CDS encoding phosphoglycerate kinase, whose amino-acid sequence is MPAFRTLDDLTDVSGKRVLVRVDLNVPMENGDVSDMTRIERVLPTIEELSGKGAKVILLAHFGRPKGKRVDDMSLAPVAHALEEVLDHDVVFATDCIGEAMQKAIAKMDDGDVMLMENTRFYAGEEANDPAFTDELAALGDIYVNDAFSAAHRAHASTEGLARRLPAYAGRTMEAELKALEKGLGNPEKPVVAIVGGAKVSTKLDLLMNLVKKVDALVIGGGMANTFLAARGTDVGKSLCEHDLAATAKQIMIEAASAGCAIVLPVDAVVAREFKAGAASETVDIANVPADAMILDVGPRSVEAINGWIDRAKTLVWNGPLGAFEIEPFHKATVSAARHAAERTRDGKLVSVAGGGDTVAALNQADATAEFTYVSTAGGAFLEWMEGKDLPGVSALKV
- a CDS encoding class I fructose-bisphosphate aldolase, which translates into the protein MVEKLQDIAAAMVARGKGILAADESSGTIKKRFDTIGLTSTEDARRDYREMLFRAEPAMSQRISGVILYDETLRQKAGDGTPLVELIRNAGAVPGIKVDMGAKPLAGYPGETVTEGLDGLRERLAEYYELGARFAKWRGVISISNDLPTKGAIHANAHALARYAALCQEAGIVPIVEPEILMDGTPGDHSIDRCYEVTDAVLKAVFAELDLARVALDGMVLKPNMVIDGKNARKASVEEVAEKTVKCLKANVPSDVAGIAFLSGGQSDEEATAHLSAMNAANDLPWPVTFSYGRALQAAALKAWGGRSENVATGQRAFSHRAEMNGLAAIGNWKRELETAA
- a CDS encoding SGNH/GDSL hydrolase family protein → MRYRYNGLLSWLLSPIALAQGFGVRRRTPRLSPPPGRTAGQVGSQSEPRFHILVMGDSSAAGVGADHMDETLAPKLAARLSEHFGTSVKWRTIGANSATTEELRDHVIPNIRREPFTHILVLAGTNDMKDFVPRRRFDDGFGGMLFALHAKWPDATLIWSPIIDMRTVPALPKLLGQILELRVAMINELGHQLCRERFTIAAPRLTAHDREGFAIDGFHASAKGYGYWADLVAGVIIESETRRSRGLFPVRDAEAETPEPDIAMLGE
- a CDS encoding MFS transporter, with amino-acid sequence MARNLLPIFALLLGTAFLLAGNGLHGLLLPMRGSMEGFSSASLGLLGTSWASGFVLGCLLAPRLVKRIGHVRAFSAFAAGAAIVALLTGLLVDPIAWIVLRALTGFSMAAVFMVIESWLNERSTNDSRGMVFSLYMTITYVAIVAGQMSIATGDISTPTFFMIAGILYCMALLPTAVSSAVSPSPLREVRLDLKGLYRNSPVACVSIFLIGVANGAFGTLGPVFAAQVGLAEGAVASLMSVTIFAGAVAQFPAGRLSDRVDRRYVLAAVAALAGTVGILMMVTVATDLTVLFVLIALYGAASYTLYPIAVAHANDFARPEDFVKVSGGLLLLYGIGTIVGPTIGGPAMDAGGPHAIFAITLVSHLSIAVYAILRSRRRAAVPDADKEAFKTLPSVRVATQQGIHLDPRANLDSPSEPGPSDRQSSAA
- the ykgO gene encoding type B 50S ribosomal protein L36, which codes for MKIKNSLKSLKTRHRENRLVRRKGRVYIINKQNPRFKARQG
- a CDS encoding 5-(carboxyamino)imidazole ribonucleotide synthase — encoded protein: MSTVHLPLGSTIGIVGGGQLGRMLAMAAAKLGYRTVVLEPQADCPAAQVANRQIIGAYDSLESLEELASSAHVLTYEFENVPVGGLTHLSRSVPVFPPVGALEVSQDRLAEKRFFEKAGIATAPYRVVDDQQMLEAALADFEGEGILKTRRLGYDGKGQRRFSKDDVADDAFADLGAVPAILEAVVPFEREVSVIAVRARDGEMVFYDPAENVHRDGILATSTVPASISTATADAAIAAASAVLESISYVGVIGIEFFVLADGSLIANEMAPRVHNSGHWTEAACLISQFENHIRAVAGLPLGSTARHSDCEMHNLLGREVAEIAHLAAEPDVSLHIYGKGEARAGRKMGHYTRVKPRL
- the purE gene encoding 5-(carboxyamino)imidazole ribonucleotide mutase, giving the protein MSAAGTPVAIIMGSQSDWATMRHAAETLDALDVAYDSRIVSAHRTPDRLVAFAKGARDAGFKVVIAGAGGAAHLPGMAAAMTPLPVFGVPVESKALSGQDSLLSIVQMPAGIPVGTLAIGRAGAVNAALMAAAVLALNDAALADRLDAWRRKQTEAVAERPVDDSQPASESKHP
- a CDS encoding YdcH family protein, which translates into the protein MSDQDQSELRLMAARLRQEHEDYDVAIKAMIQIGCEALRIQRMKKKKLIIKDRISQIEDQIIPDIIA